A genomic segment from Myxocyprinus asiaticus isolate MX2 ecotype Aquarium Trade chromosome 36, UBuf_Myxa_2, whole genome shotgun sequence encodes:
- the LOC127426726 gene encoding lipopolysaccharide-induced tumor necrosis factor-alpha factor-like isoform X2 — protein MIPVLSGGFTHDDDTTLWSILFRRQQLQYRLEFLKAIQKKNNRLEESLANEEGPSELERIEEELKLLEEKEKELLKKQNVSTKVTPQPTGKPPDKDLGHDLLAVTDAKVKIQGLYVLPFSPSETITAPYIPPQEETTDPPVQTIPLDDLPMTTATVKCPFCQKIVDTEVRYKIGSNTFLFCCLLSVLGCLAGCCLVPFCTNRFKDVAHECPSCRKDVGKSHRI, from the exons ATGATCCCAGTGCTGTCAGGGGGCTTTACACATGATGACGACACGACCCTGTGGAGCATCCTATTCAGAAGGCAACAGCTCCAATACCGCCTTGAGTTTCTTAAAGCGATTCAAAAGAAGAACAACAGACTGGAAG aatcccttGCAAACGAAGAGGGCCCATCTGAACTGGAAAGAATAGAGGAAGAGTTGAAGCTTCTGGAGGAAAAAGAGAAGGAGCTTCTTAAGAAACAAAATGTTTCTACCAAAGTGACACCACAGCCCACTGGGAAACCCCCTGACAAAG ATCTTGGCCATGATTTACTTGCCGTGACAGATGCGAAAGTTAAAATACAAGGACTGTAcgttctccctttttctccctcaGAAACTATTACTGCTCCTTACATTCCTCCGCAAGAGGAAACAACAG ATCCCCCAGTGCAGACAATACCCTTGGATGACCTCCCCATGACTACAGCCACAGTGAAGTGTCCTTTCTGCCAAAAAATTGTCGACACTGAGGTTCGCTACAAAATTGGCAGCAATACCTTCCTCTTTTGCTGTCTCTTATCTGTGTTGGG GTGTCTGGCTGGATGCTGCTTGGTCCCCTTCTGCACGAACCGCTTCAAAGATGTCGCCCACGAGTGTCCGTCCTGCCGCAAAGACGTTGGTAAATCTCATAGAATTTGA
- the LOC127426726 gene encoding lipopolysaccharide-induced tumor necrosis factor-alpha factor homolog isoform X1: MIPVLSGGFTHDDDTTLWSILFRRQQLQYRLEFLKAIQKKNNRLEESLANEEGPSELERIEEELKLLEEKEKELLKKQNVSTKVTPQPTGKPPDKDLGHDLLAVTDAKVKIQGLYVLPFSPSETITAPYIPPQEETTEQPIAPEPVVQQPKIPSPPPNPKSNPSPDPPVQTIPLDDLPMTTATVKCPFCQKIVDTEVRYKIGSNTFLFCCLLSVLGCLAGCCLVPFCTNRFKDVAHECPSCRKDVGKSHRI, from the exons ATGATCCCAGTGCTGTCAGGGGGCTTTACACATGATGACGACACGACCCTGTGGAGCATCCTATTCAGAAGGCAACAGCTCCAATACCGCCTTGAGTTTCTTAAAGCGATTCAAAAGAAGAACAACAGACTGGAAG aatcccttGCAAACGAAGAGGGCCCATCTGAACTGGAAAGAATAGAGGAAGAGTTGAAGCTTCTGGAGGAAAAAGAGAAGGAGCTTCTTAAGAAACAAAATGTTTCTACCAAAGTGACACCACAGCCCACTGGGAAACCCCCTGACAAAG ATCTTGGCCATGATTTACTTGCCGTGACAGATGCGAAAGTTAAAATACAAGGACTGTAcgttctccctttttctccctcaGAAACTATTACTGCTCCTTACATTCCTCCGCAAGAGGAAACAACAG AGCAGCCAATAGCTCCAGAGCCTGTTGTTCAACAGCCAAAAATTCCAAGTCCACCTCCAAATCCAAAGTCAAATCCAAGTCCAG ATCCCCCAGTGCAGACAATACCCTTGGATGACCTCCCCATGACTACAGCCACAGTGAAGTGTCCTTTCTGCCAAAAAATTGTCGACACTGAGGTTCGCTACAAAATTGGCAGCAATACCTTCCTCTTTTGCTGTCTCTTATCTGTGTTGGG GTGTCTGGCTGGATGCTGCTTGGTCCCCTTCTGCACGAACCGCTTCAAAGATGTCGCCCACGAGTGTCCGTCCTGCCGCAAAGACGTTGGTAAATCTCATAGAATTTGA